A single window of Thalassomonas viridans DNA harbors:
- a CDS encoding helix-turn-helix transcriptional regulator, translating into MAKFSGAHLKSLRKEAGLTQKELASKIGISRETVVAIENEYVGSIDKLSIEVVNSWWAVCRRTVSAKTKESFKSQILRFFNIT; encoded by the coding sequence ATGGCAAAATTTTCAGGCGCACATTTAAAAAGTCTCCGTAAAGAAGCGGGATTAACACAAAAAGAACTGGCGTCAAAAATCGGCATCAGCCGTGAAACCGTTGTTGCTATTGAAAATGAATATGTAGGCTCTATCGACAAGCTCAGCATTGAAGTGGTTAACTCTTGGTGGGCAGTGTGCCGCCGTACTGTTTCTGCCAAAACCAAGGAATCTTTCAAAAGCCAGATCTTAAGGTTTTTTAATATCACATAA
- a CDS encoding YjgN family protein: MENSGNYAGYSLDELVNARANISDDTENAAYLDQLIAEKRAQQAQPKQVTMKFHGKTREYYAIWIVNLLLSIVTLGIYSAWAKVRTQRYFFANTEIDNHRFTYLAEPLQILKGRIIALVVFGGFFLLSTLSPLMAGIFMLFWLAAVPWLVCKSVQFNMRMTGYRNIRFNFHGQYLRALVVFVIYPILSLFTLYLTMPMALKTIDEFLCKNISYGDKRINTNLSYGSYYKAAFGSFIIAVIIFGLGFTIFAPDMSQFADPEQAPGLMFQLGLMAAYLVVFIIAGSFYTKVVRNHMFANSQLEDIANFNSSVGLGSLVALRTTNLLALICTLGLAFPWIKIRNSRYFCQHTQIQVLPGADSVVADQAQGANAIGDEVSEIFDMDIAIT; encoded by the coding sequence ATGGAAAACAGTGGTAACTATGCCGGCTATTCCCTCGATGAACTTGTCAACGCCCGGGCTAACATCAGTGACGACACTGAAAACGCCGCATACCTGGATCAGCTGATCGCTGAAAAGCGTGCCCAGCAAGCACAACCTAAGCAGGTAACAATGAAATTTCACGGCAAAACCCGTGAATACTACGCCATTTGGATCGTTAACTTATTGCTGAGTATTGTCACTTTAGGTATCTATTCCGCCTGGGCAAAAGTGCGTACCCAGAGATACTTTTTTGCCAACACAGAAATCGACAACCATAGATTTACTTATCTTGCCGAACCTTTGCAAATCCTCAAAGGACGTATTATCGCCCTGGTTGTATTCGGTGGTTTCTTCTTACTGTCAACCCTATCCCCGCTAATGGCCGGGATTTTCATGCTGTTCTGGCTTGCCGCCGTTCCCTGGTTAGTTTGCAAAAGCGTGCAGTTTAATATGCGAATGACCGGCTACCGCAACATCCGCTTTAATTTTCACGGCCAATATTTAAGGGCCTTGGTGGTTTTTGTTATCTACCCGATTTTAAGCTTATTCACTTTATACCTGACCATGCCGATGGCATTAAAAACCATAGATGAATTTCTTTGTAAGAACATCAGTTATGGCGATAAGCGCATCAACACCAACCTTAGCTACGGCAGCTACTACAAGGCGGCTTTCGGTTCATTTATTATCGCTGTAATCATTTTCGGCTTAGGCTTTACCATTTTTGCTCCTGATATGAGCCAGTTTGCCGATCCCGAGCAGGCGCCGGGCTTAATGTTCCAACTGGGCTTAATGGCGGCTTATCTGGTTGTATTTATTATTGCCGGCAGCTTTTATACCAAAGTGGTCCGCAACCATATGTTTGCCAACAGCCAGCTGGAAGACATCGCCAACTTCAACTCCAGCGTGGGCCTGGGTTCTTTAGTGGCCTTGCGGACCACCAACTTGCTTGCCTTAATATGCACGCTAGGTTTGGCATTCCCCTGGATTAAAATCCGCAACAGCAGGTATTTCTGCCAGCATACCCAGATACAGGTATTGCCGGGAGCTGACTCTGTAGTGGCAGATCAGGCACAGGGCGCCAATGCCATAGGTGATGAAGTATCTGAAATCTTTGATATGGACATTGCCATTACCTAA
- a CDS encoding M48 family metallopeptidase — protein sequence MDHISIEGQLFPERSSGFEQVYAEFQACGTIVIFRQEDKQQILSASLAEVKLSDKLGNTPRQMVFPGGELFSFIASEAVDAWLHQRGSKSSLHAIEQSKKFILAALVLVPLMLVGLFKYVIPEIAVSFSSLVPQSAIEISSQHTLQALDKTVLSPSNFSEQEQQAYVDKWQNEIAALDYPHQQYQILLRQSDLYGANAFALPDGTIVVTDDLIELFSDHPDALFAILLHEMGHVEQHHAMRYIAETLATSIVVSYLFGDLSAVMDLFIGSGVTMIGNQFSQALEWEADNFAIAVLKKQGKSPESFADAMKLFLQQHGETDLDKLFSTHPLMAERAQNALAQK from the coding sequence GTGGATCATATCAGTATTGAAGGACAGTTATTCCCCGAACGGTCTTCCGGATTCGAGCAGGTTTATGCAGAGTTTCAAGCCTGCGGAACTATCGTCATTTTCAGGCAGGAGGATAAACAGCAAATCCTCAGCGCTTCATTAGCCGAAGTCAAGTTATCAGACAAGCTGGGCAATACCCCAAGGCAAATGGTATTTCCAGGCGGAGAGTTATTTTCCTTTATCGCCTCGGAAGCCGTGGACGCCTGGTTGCACCAGCGCGGTAGCAAATCTTCACTGCATGCCATAGAGCAAAGCAAAAAGTTTATCCTGGCGGCCCTGGTGCTGGTGCCTTTAATGCTGGTGGGATTATTTAAATACGTGATCCCCGAGATTGCCGTGAGCTTCTCTTCGCTGGTGCCGCAAAGCGCGATAGAAATTTCTTCGCAGCACACACTGCAGGCGCTGGATAAAACCGTCTTATCGCCGTCAAATTTCAGCGAGCAGGAGCAGCAAGCCTATGTGGATAAATGGCAAAATGAAATTGCCGCCCTGGATTATCCACACCAGCAATACCAGATTTTATTGCGCCAGTCTGATTTATACGGCGCCAATGCCTTTGCCCTGCCCGACGGCACTATAGTGGTTACGGATGACTTAATCGAGTTGTTCAGCGATCACCCCGATGCCCTGTTTGCCATTTTGCTTCATGAAATGGGCCATGTAGAACAGCATCATGCCATGCGTTATATCGCAGAAACCCTGGCCACTTCGATTGTCGTCAGTTACCTGTTCGGCGATTTAAGTGCGGTAATGGATTTATTTATCGGCAGCGGCGTAACCATGATCGGCAACCAGTTCTCCCAGGCGTTGGAATGGGAAGCCGACAACTTTGCCATTGCGGTACTGAAAAAGCAGGGAAAATCTCCCGAAAGCTTTGCCGATGCCATGAAACTGTTTTTACAGCAGCATGGCGAAACCGATCTGGACAAACTTTTCAGCACCCACCCGCTGATGGCGGAGCGGGCACAAAACGCCCTTGCCCAAAAGTAA
- a CDS encoding DUF2249 domain-containing protein, translating into MDEIYLDVSELAPPDPMTKILMALVELKTGQYLKVAHSREPVPLYEKLREAGWGFVCQPNLAEQDKAGNNTRIRYFIYIYRLAEQDRLLDYLLATEKRRA; encoded by the coding sequence ATGGATGAAATTTATCTTGATGTCAGTGAATTGGCTCCGCCGGATCCCATGACCAAAATACTCATGGCCCTGGTGGAGTTAAAGACTGGCCAGTACCTGAAAGTGGCGCACAGCCGTGAACCTGTGCCGCTTTATGAAAAACTCCGGGAAGCGGGGTGGGGCTTTGTTTGCCAGCCCAACCTTGCCGAGCAGGATAAGGCCGGTAACAACACGAGAATACGTTACTTTATTTATATCTATCGTTTGGCCGAACAGGACCGGCTGCTGGATTATCTTTTGGCGACAGAGAAGAGGCGGGCATGA
- a CDS encoding hemerythrin domain-containing protein: MSSIPDYMTAQHRHCDDVFSAAESAVALGNWPLAQREWKIFTRELEAHLEAEENILFPRFEQATGITQGPTMVMRSEHEQMRALVQQLTQALEAGDQEVYLGLSETLMVLMQQHNMKEEMMLYPMSQQHISDGEQTLNDIRQHCESDELQAV, translated from the coding sequence ATGAGCTCAATCCCAGACTATATGACCGCCCAGCACCGCCACTGCGACGATGTTTTTTCTGCTGCTGAGTCCGCCGTTGCTTTAGGGAATTGGCCGCTGGCGCAAAGGGAATGGAAAATATTTACCCGGGAGCTGGAGGCACACCTGGAAGCGGAAGAGAATATTTTGTTCCCCCGCTTTGAACAGGCCACCGGTATTACCCAGGGGCCGACTATGGTGATGCGCTCTGAGCATGAGCAAATGCGCGCCCTGGTGCAGCAGTTGACCCAGGCCCTGGAAGCTGGCGACCAGGAAGTTTACCTGGGGCTGTCGGAAACCTTAATGGTGCTGATGCAGCAACACAACATGAAAGAAGAAATGATGCTCTATCCCATGAGTCAGCAACATATCAGTGACGGCGAACAAACCCTGAATGATATCCGGCAGCACTGCGAAAGTGATGAACTCCAGGCGGTTTAG
- a CDS encoding sigma factor, giving the protein MTIEPIWQAYKNQLKAFLHANISNPADVDDLLQEILLKSYLNLQTIKDSASIKS; this is encoded by the coding sequence ATGACTATTGAACCTATATGGCAAGCCTATAAAAACCAGCTTAAGGCGTTTCTTCATGCCAATATCAGCAATCCTGCCGATGTCGACGATTTATTGCAGGAGATATTGCTTAAGTCATACCTGAACCTGCAAACCATTAAAGACAGCGCCAGCATTAAGTCCTGA
- a CDS encoding sigma factor-like helix-turn-helix DNA-binding protein encodes MIDFYRQKGRARELDGDDLWYEQELPGIHAQLGKCLAPFIQSLPAAEAELLMQIEINGLSQKHYAEQHQLKYSTLKSRVKRARELLHKSFTDCCELSIDVQGNVSDFTPKAGQCKKC; translated from the coding sequence ATGATAGATTTCTATCGGCAAAAAGGCAGAGCCAGGGAGCTGGATGGCGATGACCTCTGGTACGAACAGGAGCTGCCGGGCATACACGCGCAGCTGGGCAAATGCCTGGCGCCTTTTATCCAGTCGCTGCCTGCTGCCGAAGCCGAACTGTTAATGCAAATAGAGATCAACGGCCTGTCACAAAAGCACTATGCCGAGCAGCACCAGCTGAAATACTCAACCCTCAAATCCCGGGTTAAAAGGGCCCGGGAGCTGCTGCACAAAAGCTTCACCGACTGCTGTGAGTTATCCATAGATGTTCAGGGCAATGTCTCGGATTTCACCCCAAAAGCAGGGCAATGCAAAAAGTGTTAA